A genomic segment from Actinoplanes sichuanensis encodes:
- a CDS encoding putative bifunctional diguanylate cyclase/phosphodiesterase yields the protein MRRSEVVRVRPVPRRVLLPLAAIIPAQVVGLLWPAWYPWILGLSLALVDGLGVHYLIRVARLGLNTLSCRIGAVARGLGVVNALTLMAWLGGAPAWLWWIAVGTHVGGMALLGASTVIGPLCRLSGPHRQAFVAEMLAVGAAGVMVVWFAGLDPVLLSGRPVAAWSIVAGLLVADLMLAMAIAAMLLRGMVTYWRDPITVLITGMVLAILADTRWANGLPAGVERLVEPIGGTLVVTAHLLLTLSPLMTVSGVGSVTDRPRRTEPSRWIAYIPLAALVCGVTLLLVVIVRTAGWLRWSGLVVAMVVMLAAVAFRYRLSIRSIRAQAERDPETGLANRAALKDALARVVRGRDPFAVLAIAVAEPGVRHSMTAVLRANVRAEDLIARIGPDTYGVLLTDASVTGEATIAAQRVLAAAEAEGIVCGVGVAVARIGEPAKTVLRNAEIAMSHAARSVTPTFVIHEASMNDRRALDAALAEALEGALQRDEFTVLYQPIVDLASGRVVAAEALLRWQNRLHGSVSPATFIPVAERSGEIVGIGRWVLEQAVRQLAAWRAAGADLSVTVNVSPRQLQEPHLARDVLTLLAKAGVPASSLVVEVTESAMVEDAVEVAVLRRLRSAGVKIAIDDFGTGYSSLQYLTRLPVDVLKIDRSFVARLDGTAEGAAIAEAVIRLAQILRLTTVAEGVENQGQAAELLALGSERGQGFLFSRPVAPESVSALVARRADLAA from the coding sequence GTGAGGCGGAGTGAGGTGGTGCGTGTGCGGCCGGTGCCCCGGCGTGTGCTGCTGCCGCTCGCCGCGATCATTCCGGCGCAGGTCGTGGGCCTGCTGTGGCCGGCCTGGTACCCGTGGATCCTCGGCCTTTCGCTGGCCCTGGTGGACGGCCTCGGCGTCCATTACCTGATCCGCGTGGCCCGGCTCGGACTGAACACGCTGTCGTGCCGGATCGGCGCGGTGGCCCGCGGGCTGGGTGTGGTCAACGCGCTGACGCTGATGGCCTGGCTGGGCGGTGCCCCGGCCTGGCTGTGGTGGATCGCGGTCGGCACCCACGTGGGCGGGATGGCTCTGCTCGGCGCGTCGACGGTGATCGGCCCGCTGTGCCGGCTGAGCGGGCCGCACCGGCAGGCGTTCGTGGCCGAGATGCTGGCCGTGGGCGCCGCCGGGGTGATGGTGGTCTGGTTCGCCGGACTGGATCCGGTGCTGCTGTCCGGCCGTCCCGTCGCGGCCTGGAGCATCGTCGCCGGCCTGCTGGTCGCCGACCTGATGCTGGCCATGGCGATCGCCGCGATGCTGCTGCGCGGCATGGTCACCTACTGGCGTGATCCGATCACGGTGCTGATCACCGGGATGGTGCTGGCGATCCTGGCCGACACCCGCTGGGCGAACGGCCTGCCGGCGGGCGTGGAACGTCTGGTCGAGCCGATCGGCGGCACCCTCGTGGTGACCGCACACCTGCTCCTCACCCTCTCCCCGCTGATGACGGTGTCCGGCGTCGGCAGTGTCACCGACCGGCCGCGCCGGACCGAGCCGTCCCGCTGGATCGCCTACATTCCGCTGGCCGCCCTGGTCTGCGGAGTGACCCTGCTGCTCGTGGTGATCGTCCGGACAGCCGGCTGGCTGCGGTGGAGCGGGCTGGTCGTGGCGATGGTCGTGATGCTCGCCGCGGTCGCGTTCCGCTACCGGCTGTCGATCCGGTCGATCCGGGCCCAGGCCGAGCGCGACCCGGAGACCGGACTGGCCAACCGGGCCGCGCTCAAGGACGCACTGGCCCGGGTGGTCCGCGGCCGGGACCCGTTCGCGGTGCTGGCCATCGCGGTGGCCGAGCCCGGGGTGCGGCACAGCATGACGGCGGTGCTGCGGGCCAACGTACGCGCCGAGGATCTGATCGCCCGGATCGGCCCGGACACCTACGGGGTGCTGCTCACCGACGCGAGCGTGACCGGTGAGGCGACGATCGCGGCCCAGCGGGTCCTCGCCGCCGCGGAGGCGGAGGGCATCGTCTGCGGGGTCGGGGTGGCCGTCGCCCGGATCGGTGAACCGGCCAAGACGGTGCTGCGCAACGCCGAGATCGCGATGAGCCACGCGGCCCGCTCGGTGACGCCGACCTTCGTGATCCACGAGGCGTCGATGAACGATCGGCGGGCGCTCGACGCGGCCCTGGCCGAAGCGCTCGAAGGCGCGTTGCAGCGCGACGAGTTCACCGTGCTCTACCAGCCGATCGTCGACCTGGCGAGCGGCCGGGTGGTGGCCGCCGAGGCGCTGCTGCGCTGGCAGAACCGGCTGCACGGCTCGGTGTCGCCGGCGACCTTCATCCCGGTCGCCGAGCGATCGGGCGAGATCGTCGGGATCGGCCGGTGGGTTCTCGAGCAGGCGGTACGGCAGCTGGCCGCCTGGCGTGCGGCGGGTGCCGATCTGTCGGTGACCGTGAACGTCTCGCCGCGCCAGTTGCAGGAGCCACACCTCGCGCGTGACGTGCTGACCCTGCTGGCCAAGGCCGGGGTGCCGGCGTCCAGCCTGGTCGTCGAGGTGACCGAGTCGGCGATGGTGGAGGACGCGGTCGAGGTCGCGGTCCTGCGCCGGCTGCGGTCCGCGGGGGTCAAGATCGCCATTGACGATTTCGGTACGGGCTACTCGTCCCTGCAATACCTGACCCGTCTGCCGGTCGACGTCCTCAAGATCGACCGCAGTTTCGTGGCGCGGTTGGACGGTACCGCCGAGGGCGCGGCGATCGCCGAGGCGGTGATCCGGCTGGCCCAGATCCTGCGGTTGACCACGGTCGCCGAGGGGGTCGAGAACCAGGGGCAGGCGGCCGAGTTGCTGGCGCTGGGTTCGGAGCGCGGGCAGGGCTTCCTGTTCTCCCGCCCGGTCGCGCCGGAGTCGGTGTCCGCCCTGGTCGCGCGGCGGGCCGATCTGGCCGCGTGA
- a CDS encoding DoxX family protein, producing MSSARVSDITWLLFRVVVGLLFTCHGLATVFGLLGGSRGTGEPVAVGVWPNWYAGLIQLVCGLLVLVGLGTRPAAILASGSMAYAYFVVHQPDGLMPIQNGGVTPALYAWSFLLIAVVGGGPWSIDALIRNQRASIPTVTPEKAPARTPA from the coding sequence TTGTCTTCCGCGCGCGTAAGCGACATCACCTGGCTGCTGTTCCGGGTCGTCGTCGGCCTGCTGTTCACCTGTCACGGGCTGGCCACCGTGTTCGGCCTGCTCGGCGGCAGCCGCGGCACCGGTGAGCCGGTGGCCGTCGGCGTCTGGCCCAACTGGTACGCCGGTCTCATCCAACTCGTCTGCGGCTTGCTCGTCCTGGTCGGCCTCGGCACCCGCCCGGCCGCGATCCTGGCGTCCGGGTCGATGGCGTACGCCTACTTCGTGGTGCACCAACCGGACGGGCTGATGCCGATCCAGAACGGCGGGGTCACCCCTGCCCTCTACGCCTGGTCGTTCCTGCTGATCGCCGTCGTCGGCGGTGGGCCGTGGTCGATCGACGCGCTGATCCGCAACCAGCGTGCCTCGATCCCAACGGTCACCCCGGAGAAGGCGCCGGCCAGGACGCCCGCCTGA
- a CDS encoding beta-L-arabinofuranosidase domain-containing protein, whose protein sequence is MRFNRRTVLIAGAAGAAGVLLPTGPARAARPDFGVSAYPFPLTAVRLGSGPFADNAGRTQSYLRFLDADRLLHMFRVNAGRSSSATPCGGWESPTTELRGHSVGHVLTALAQAYASTGDTTYQVKGDYLVAQLALCQRSNGYLSAYPESFIDRVETGQQVWAPYYTLHKIVQGLLDWHLLTGSAQALTVLLRKAAWVQARNSRLTHAQRQQMLRVEFGGIGETLFNLYQLTEDPVHLFTAQYFDHAQVLDPLAAGVDALAGFHANTQIPKAIAAIRGYHSTGDTRYRDIAVNFWNFVVRLHSYAIGGNSNGEYFQAPNRIASELSDNTCECCNTYNMLKLTRQLFFTDPSRAAEFMDFYEKALYNHLLGAQNPNSSHGHHCYYVPLRAGGSKTYSNDYDNFTCCHGTGMETNTKFVDSIYFQVDTTLFVNLYISSTLTWSSQGVTIRQDTTYPESPSTRLTVTAGSGTFDMRIRIPSWTSGAQVRVNGTLTGTATPGTYLSINRTWTTGDVVDVSLPMTLALEATPDNPSVRAVKHGPIVLAGQFGSGNLGSLPTLDPASLTATGTPLEYTAGSVLLRPFYKTHGQRYSVYWTVASATPKEARYPFDETSGTVAADATGNGWTGTLIGGVTRTAGRSGNAVLLNGANGYVNLPGGILAGVTAFTIATWVRIDTAATWTRVFDLGTGTGAYLFLTPRSSSGTARYAISTGGSGAEQRINAPAALPTGAWTHVAVTHTGNLGVLYVNGAEVARNTALTVRPSALPSTTQNWIGRSQYATDPYLTAAVDGFRIHSRALSAAEVAQLFSTGQ, encoded by the coding sequence ATGCGTTTCAACCGTCGTACCGTTCTGATCGCCGGAGCCGCCGGCGCCGCGGGTGTCCTGCTGCCCACCGGACCGGCCCGAGCCGCCCGGCCCGACTTCGGGGTCTCGGCGTATCCGTTCCCGCTCACCGCCGTCCGTCTGGGTTCCGGCCCGTTCGCCGACAACGCCGGCCGCACCCAGTCCTACCTGCGTTTCCTCGACGCCGACCGGCTGCTGCACATGTTCCGGGTGAACGCCGGCCGGTCGTCCTCGGCCACCCCGTGCGGCGGCTGGGAGTCACCCACCACCGAACTGCGCGGCCACTCCGTCGGGCACGTGCTGACCGCGCTCGCCCAGGCCTACGCGAGCACCGGCGACACCACCTACCAGGTCAAGGGCGACTACCTGGTGGCGCAGCTCGCGCTCTGCCAGCGCTCGAACGGCTACCTCTCCGCCTACCCGGAGTCGTTCATCGACCGGGTCGAGACCGGGCAGCAGGTGTGGGCGCCCTACTACACCCTCCACAAGATCGTGCAGGGGCTGCTCGACTGGCACCTGCTCACCGGCAGCGCCCAGGCGCTCACCGTGCTGCTGCGTAAGGCGGCCTGGGTGCAGGCCCGCAACAGCCGACTCACCCACGCCCAGCGCCAGCAGATGCTGCGGGTCGAATTCGGTGGCATCGGCGAGACCCTGTTCAACCTCTACCAGCTCACCGAAGACCCGGTGCACCTGTTCACCGCCCAGTATTTCGACCACGCCCAGGTGCTCGACCCGCTCGCCGCCGGGGTGGACGCGCTCGCCGGTTTCCACGCCAACACCCAGATCCCGAAGGCCATCGCGGCGATCCGTGGCTACCACTCCACAGGCGACACCCGCTATCGCGACATCGCGGTCAACTTCTGGAACTTCGTGGTGCGCCTGCACTCGTACGCGATCGGCGGCAACTCCAACGGCGAGTACTTCCAGGCACCGAACCGGATCGCGTCGGAACTCTCCGACAACACCTGCGAGTGCTGCAACACGTACAACATGTTGAAGTTGACCCGGCAGTTGTTCTTCACCGACCCGTCGCGGGCCGCCGAGTTCATGGACTTCTACGAGAAGGCGCTCTACAACCACCTGCTCGGCGCGCAGAATCCCAACTCGTCACACGGGCACCACTGCTACTACGTGCCGTTGCGGGCCGGTGGGAGCAAGACGTACAGCAACGACTACGACAACTTCACCTGCTGTCACGGCACCGGCATGGAGACCAACACCAAGTTCGTCGACAGCATCTACTTCCAGGTCGACACGACGCTGTTCGTCAATCTGTACATCTCGTCAACGTTGACGTGGTCGAGCCAAGGCGTCACGATCCGGCAGGACACCACGTATCCGGAGAGCCCGTCCACCCGGCTCACCGTGACCGCCGGCTCCGGCACCTTCGACATGCGGATCCGCATACCGTCGTGGACCAGCGGCGCGCAGGTGCGTGTCAACGGCACCCTCACCGGCACGGCGACGCCCGGCACGTACCTCTCGATCAATCGGACCTGGACCACCGGTGATGTCGTCGATGTCAGCCTCCCGATGACACTCGCCCTGGAGGCCACGCCGGACAACCCGTCGGTGCGCGCCGTCAAACACGGGCCGATCGTGCTGGCCGGCCAGTTCGGCTCCGGCAATCTCGGCAGCCTGCCCACTCTCGACCCGGCCTCGCTGACCGCGACCGGCACACCGCTGGAGTACACCGCCGGATCGGTGCTGCTCAGGCCGTTCTACAAGACGCACGGCCAGCGCTACTCGGTCTACTGGACGGTCGCGAGCGCGACGCCGAAGGAGGCCCGCTACCCGTTCGACGAGACGTCCGGAACCGTCGCGGCCGACGCCACCGGCAACGGCTGGACCGGCACCCTGATCGGCGGCGTCACCCGCACTGCCGGACGCAGCGGCAACGCGGTCCTGCTCAACGGAGCCAACGGGTACGTCAACCTGCCCGGCGGCATCCTCGCCGGAGTCACCGCGTTCACGATCGCCACCTGGGTCCGGATCGACACCGCCGCCACCTGGACCCGGGTCTTCGACCTCGGCACCGGCACCGGCGCGTACCTGTTCCTCACCCCGCGCAGCAGTTCGGGCACCGCCCGGTACGCGATCAGCACCGGTGGCTCCGGCGCCGAACAGCGGATCAACGCCCCGGCCGCGCTCCCCACCGGCGCGTGGACGCACGTCGCGGTCACCCACACCGGCAAC